The DNA region CGAATTCTCCCGCCGAGTCGGCGCAACTGTCCCGGATCCCCACGCCGAGTCGGCGCAACTGCCCCAGCGCCTGGGACTGACGCGCCGACTCGACTCCCATCCGCGGGACAGACGCGCCGACTCGACACTCCGCAGCGGGACAGACGCGCCGGGTCGGCTATCGGTTGACGTGCGCGAGGACCCCGTCGATGATCCGGGCCAGTCCGTAGTCGAGCTCGCGCGCGGGGTCGGTGGCGGCCTGGTAGGCCTCACCGGCGGCGGTGCCGACCCGGTTGGCCAGCGGATAGTGGCTGCCCGCCATGACCTCGGTCAACGTGTCGTAGTTGGCGGCCCACCACTCCGCCTCGGTCATGCCGGTGACCTGCTCGGCACGGCGCTTCATCAGCTCGCCGCGGACGATGTTGCCCGCGAACCCGATCAGCACGGCGACCGTCTGGTCCATCTCCAGATCGGTCAGCCCGAGGCCGTCGACGGCCTGCAGCTGCCACTCGTAGCGGTCGCTCATGTTGGGCCCCAGCCAGGGACGTACGTCCTGCACCTCGAGCAGCCACGGGTGGGCCCGGAGCTCGTCGTGCTGCAGGTTGGCGACCAGCTCGAGGCGCTTGCGCGGGTCCTCGGGCAGCTCCGGGAGCTCGGT from Nocardioides luteus includes:
- a CDS encoding TetR/AcrR family transcriptional regulator, whose protein sequence is MSHVPEPDQRDQPDPSLRLLWRHRTGTPEEPKAKRGPKQKVSVDEVVDAAIDLADAEGLAAVTMRAIAQRFGLGAMTLYSYVPNRDALLVLMADQVTGRTELPELPEDPRKRLELVANLQHDELRAHPWLLEVQDVRPWLGPNMSDRYEWQLQAVDGLGLTDLEMDQTVAVLIGFAGNIVRGELMKRRAEQVTGMTEAEWWAANYDTLTEVMAGSHYPLANRVGTAAGEAYQAATDPARELDYGLARIIDGVLAHVNR